In Mytilus edulis chromosome 4, xbMytEdul2.2, whole genome shotgun sequence, the following proteins share a genomic window:
- the LOC139520419 gene encoding uncharacterized protein, producing MFTCNECMRNYPTLESLKRHLRYAHTDNRVKCRWCPYDVSSNATYRMRHHEKSKHWYKFKDESKENQKTPTKKIPSVVKKVEKKKKKKKQSSTNSEATKLPSAECPPLREPSPMTVEFEELMATKHTTPTEDLLFALPVIAVAEVENSVDNTPLLSVPELVKSVMQDQERAKIATDNIKESDGFEIEKGTVVMDDQSVPVSEDIQEPDETVISERPGEDTVTEVREQLVEVTEDGMEVIQEDIRVVEIDGMTPTPNYLPSRITPTHLKFGKIYDYRHFGLPEEKDNEDPRQVLLCPPSSYHSSNEAVLLKRLREQARRNNLSTTILPDGYSGLIKTERCELPDGTVYSLTSHWVPDIPVRRYKTTGVQASTTPETRDENIQVTPVTTLSGTQTEEMTAIVKKTFEDKESSCDIIACRFY from the coding sequence ATGTTCACCTGTAATGAGTGTATGAGGAACTATCCCACTCTGGAGAGTCTCAAGAGGCATTTGCGCTATGCGCACACAGATAATAGAGTGAAATGTAGATGGTGTCCCTACGACGTATCATCCAATGCCACCTACAGGATGAGGCATCATGAGAAATCCAAACACTGGTACAAGTTCAAGGATGAAAGTAAGGAAAACCAAAAGACACCCACAAAGAAAATACCATCAGTGGTAAAGAAAGtggaaaagaagaagaagaagaagaagcagAGTTCAACTAACTCTGAGGCTACAAAATTGCCCTCAGCAGAATGCCCACCACTGAGGGAACCATCACCCATGACAGTGGAATTCGAGGAACTCATGGCCACCAAACATACAACCCCTACAGAAGACCTACTGTTCGCGTTACCAGTTATAGCAGTCGCAGAGGTAGAGAATTCAGTAGATAACACTCCCCTTTTGAGTGTTCCGGAGCTTGTTAAATCAGTCATGCAGGATCAAGAACGAGCCAAGATAGCAACTGATAACATTAAAGAATCAGATGGTTTCGAAATTGAGAAGGGAACAGTAGTCATGGATGACCAATCAGTACCCGTCAGTGAGGACATCCAAGAGCCAGATGAAACTGTAATTAGTGAGCGACCAGGAGAAGACACAGTGACAGAGGTGAGGGAGCAATTAGTCGAAGTCACCGAGGACGGCATGGAGGTCATCCAAGAAGATATAAGGGTTGTCGAAATAGATGGGATGACGCCCACGCCCAACTACCTCCCCTCCAGAATTACTCCCACTCATctaaaatttggaaaaatataTGATTATAGACACTTTGGACTGCCCGAGGAGAAGGACAATGAGGATCCCAGGCAGGTACTTCTTTGTCCTCCTTCGTCTTATCACTCTTCTAATGAGGCTGTACTATTGAAGAGACTCAGGGAACAGGCTAGGAGAAACAACCTTTCTACTACTATTTTGCCAGATGGTTATTCTGGTTTAATCAAAACTGAGAGATGTGAGCTCCCGGATGGAACAGTATATTCACTGACCAGTCACTGGGTGCCAGACATCCCGGTCCGAAGGTACAAGACAACTGGAGTTCAGGCTTCTACTACGCCCGAAACTCGTGATGAAAATATACAGGTTACTCCAGTAACCACCTTATCGGGAACCCAAACAGAGGAGATGACAGCAATTGTAAAGAAAACATTCGAGGATAAAGAAAGCAGTTGTGACATTATTGCATGTAGATTTTACTAA